One Dictyoglomus turgidum DSM 6724 DNA window includes the following coding sequences:
- a CDS encoding O-antigen ligase family protein: protein MYGLKKLKVNINNSTLKVFNSIFTVLVYCLILLSESLFKYPEIYFALFLTAGVYKADPRLNFLPKFLDLTVFFGFLTTLGVLYNILKGELKPILPPIKIFLSYIFIVLLGILSLSYTLAPIYGTEKILRFIIITSPAFFFPIMLFQKKEVYVRFFAVFVIIAIIMSFDIITGGLAPGETGFHEALGSNYLAVGRISGIAILSALSLFFVIKQKLYKFCLLFIMGLFIFNMFISGGRGPLVSLAFSFVFIFIYLVIMNLFKIKENKFTINKRDFKLLSYIFLIFVFALFVVVYFKDYFSIIFYRLMLLENLEGTSIETRLKLYNTAINSLKDFPRNIVGLGIGGFSVFYNGYDAPRGLYPHNIFLEIGSELGILGLFAFIFVICKSIIVAFDNIKKSKLEWNYYINISLLMSLIFMLINSSVSGDINDNRLLFTTLGLIWARRRISNNES, encoded by the coding sequence ATGTATGGTCTTAAAAAGTTGAAAGTCAATATTAATAACTCTACTTTAAAAGTTTTTAATTCTATTTTTACGGTATTAGTTTATTGTTTAATTTTATTGTCCGAATCTCTGTTTAAGTATCCTGAAATCTATTTTGCGCTTTTTCTAACAGCGGGTGTTTATAAGGCAGATCCAAGATTAAATTTTCTGCCTAAATTTCTCGATCTTACAGTATTTTTTGGGTTTTTAACTACTCTGGGGGTTTTGTATAATATTTTGAAAGGAGAATTAAAACCCATTCTACCCCCTATAAAAATTTTTTTATCATATATATTTATAGTTCTATTAGGGATTTTAAGTCTTTCATATACTTTAGCTCCTATTTATGGAACTGAAAAAATTCTCAGATTCATAATTATTACATCGCCTGCTTTCTTTTTTCCTATAATGCTTTTCCAAAAGAAAGAAGTATATGTGAGATTCTTTGCTGTGTTCGTTATTATTGCTATTATTATGAGTTTTGATATCATAACAGGTGGATTAGCTCCTGGAGAGACTGGTTTTCACGAAGCACTTGGTTCAAACTATTTAGCAGTTGGGAGAATTAGTGGAATTGCGATATTATCAGCCCTATCGCTCTTTTTTGTGATAAAACAAAAATTATATAAGTTTTGTCTTCTCTTTATTATGGGACTTTTTATTTTTAATATGTTCATATCTGGTGGTAGAGGTCCTTTAGTAAGTCTTGCTTTTAGTTTTGTTTTTATCTTCATATATCTGGTAATAATGAATTTATTCAAAATTAAAGAAAACAAATTTACAATAAATAAAAGAGATTTCAAGTTACTATCATACATATTTTTAATTTTTGTATTTGCTTTATTTGTCGTTGTATATTTTAAAGATTATTTCTCAATTATTTTTTATAGACTAATGTTATTAGAAAATTTAGAAGGTACTTCGATAGAGACAAGGTTAAAATTGTATAATACAGCAATAAATTCTCTTAAGGACTTCCCAAGAAATATAGTGGGTTTAGGAATAGGGGGCTTTAGTGTGTTTTACAATGGATATGATGCACCCAGGGGTTTGTATCCTCATAATATCTTTTTAGAAATTGGTTCTGAATTAGGTATTTTAGGACTTTTTGCCTTTATTTTTGTTATATGTAAAAGTATTATAGTGGCTTTTGATAATATAAAAAAATCGAAATTAGAGTGGAACTATTACATAAACATTAGTTTACTGATGAGTCTTATTTTTATGCTTATTAATTCTTCGGTATCTGGAGATATAAATGATAATCGATTGCTATTTACTACTTTGGGATTAATTTGGGCAAGAAGGAGGATTTCAAATAATGAAAGCTAA
- a CDS encoding glycosyltransferase family 4 protein, whose protein sequence is MKAKVCHITTVHSPFDVRIFHKECKTLAKSGYEVYLIAQHDKEEIVDGIHLIPLPIVRSRIRRMIYLPIRALKEALKLKANIYHFHDPELIPIGVLLKVFAKGKVIYDVHEDVPKQIMSKYWIPKKLRGIISFIVNLGEKKFSFLFDAIITATDDILKNFSFYRNAISIKNYPMLSKFLEVKGKEKKDDVFKIIYIGGLSKIRGISEVVKALEYVDSNKEVRLILCGKFSPIEYEKEVRNLKGFEKVDYLGWLEPDEVVNKLVDVDAGIVCLHPITNYVTALPVKLFEYMAAGLPVIASNFPLWREIVEGNNCGICVDPLNPKEIAEAIKYLIEHLDKAQKMGENGKKAVLEKYNWEKESEKLIKLYEDLLHG, encoded by the coding sequence ATGAAAGCTAAAGTTTGTCACATAACTACCGTACATTCTCCATTTGATGTTCGTATATTTCACAAGGAATGTAAAACTCTTGCAAAATCGGGTTATGAGGTTTACCTTATTGCTCAGCATGATAAAGAAGAGATTGTAGATGGAATACATTTAATCCCTTTGCCTATAGTGAGAAGTAGGATTAGGAGGATGATTTATTTACCTATTAGAGCTCTCAAAGAGGCATTGAAACTAAAAGCAAACATTTATCATTTCCATGATCCTGAGCTGATTCCTATAGGTGTCTTGTTAAAAGTCTTTGCTAAAGGAAAGGTTATATATGATGTTCATGAGGATGTTCCTAAACAGATAATGTCAAAATATTGGATACCTAAAAAATTAAGAGGTATTATTTCTTTTATAGTAAATCTAGGAGAGAAGAAATTTTCTTTTTTATTTGATGCTATTATAACCGCTACAGATGATATATTGAAAAATTTCTCTTTTTATAGAAACGCCATCTCGATAAAAAATTACCCAATGTTGTCAAAATTTTTAGAGGTTAAAGGCAAAGAAAAAAAAGATGATGTGTTTAAAATAATTTATATAGGAGGACTTTCAAAAATAAGAGGAATAAGTGAGGTAGTAAAAGCCCTTGAATATGTAGATTCTAATAAAGAAGTTCGCTTGATTTTATGTGGAAAATTTTCCCCAATTGAATATGAAAAAGAAGTTCGAAATCTTAAAGGCTTTGAGAAAGTAGATTATCTTGGATGGTTAGAGCCAGATGAAGTAGTAAATAAGCTTGTAGATGTAGATGCAGGTATTGTATGTTTACATCCAATAACAAATTATGTTACTGCGTTACCTGTTAAACTCTTTGAATATATGGCTGCTGGGCTTCCTGTTATTGCTTCTAATTTTCCTCTTTGGAGAGAAATTGTTGAAGGAAATAATTGTGGTATATGTGTTGATCCTCTTAATCCAAAAGAAATTGCAGAAGCAATAAAATATTTAATAGAGCATCTAGATAAGGCTCAAAAAATGGGAGAAAATGGTAAAAAAGCTGTTTTAGAGAAATATAATTGGGAAAAAGAGAGTGAAAAACTCATTAAATTGTATGAGGATTTACTACATGGCTAA